The window ACTGGTTTTGGGAAAGCATCTCTGACAATGGCTGGAAGAGTGGTTTTGACAATCCGAGCCAGATCTTGCCGTGTTTCCTCAAATCCTTCTCCCTTTGTCGTCTGTTCATAGTGCCGTACAAAATCCCTTGTAAACTGAAGGGCATGCTCGCCATCGCATAAAACCGTCAAGTCATCACCACCCAGCACGAGCGGCACGAGCGGCACGTACAGTTTGTCTTTATCAGCCTTTCTGTTGGTTTTGAGTCGGTAGGATAAATCTCGCCGCGCCAGTTCTTTAACAGCGAAGCTGAACGCTTCTTCAAGCGCGATGTCGAGCGAGAGCGAGAACCGCCGCAACGTGTCGAAATAATGCCGGCCAAAAGAACAACCAGCGGCAGGTTCCCCAATAAATTTTTCAAACTTGAGAAATACCTGTCCCAGCCCGTTTCCGTCGGCGTGAATCACAGCCACCCAATCAAGTTCTCGTAACTTCTTTTCCAATTCGTTGGTTGACTTAAACGAGTAAATGTACCCGGTTTTGCGCTCAATCAATTCTTTTAAGCGCTCTTTCCCATCTTCGCTGGCTTGACGCTTTGCCAGGGCAACAGCGGATCGTTCGGCGTGTTCGTCTGAAATTGGATCCAAATCATCATACACACTGGCCGGCAATCCACTGGTTTTGCAGGGAGCCACCACTGGCAACCGCAAAAACCGCTGGTCAGGCCCAGGCAGCGAAAACCGGACTTCTTCCAACCGATGGTAAACCTCTTCCACCAACTGTTTGACACAATTGGCGTCAACCTGGTCTATGTCAAAGCTTTTTCCAAAAACACCGTGAACTGTCAACCCCGGTGCTTCGCGAAGGGTTAGTTCCGTCACTTTGGTGATGAGCAATTTGGCAACAGCCTCATCTTTCGCCAGAAGAATGGCTTTCCCCGAGGTGGCAACCACAACTTCGATTGGGTTCGTTCCAGTTTCCAGGCAGGGATTCACGGCTGAGTCGAGCAAATCGCTGCGCCGTCGGTCAGAGTCTGAAGCGCATATGATTGGCCCTCCAAGCTCCCGAATCGCCTCTAACACGAACTGAGTGCCGACTCGAAAGGTCAATTCGGAAGCGCCAATATTTTCACGGAGTTTATTGGTGGCAAAAATATAGCCCTGATTTCCAGATGTCTCAAATAACACGAGGTACATGGCAAAACCTCCTTTCTTCTTGACGAAGAAAGAGTTAATGACGCAATGTGCGCCAATTCCATGATGGACTCAGACGTCAAACACTTCAGCCAACTTGCGAGGAGGAGTACTACTGGTTGTGAAATAAAAAGTGTGTGGTAGAAATTGCCAGCAAAGGTAAACGGAGAAAGAAGGCCAAACTATACATCATCCTTACAATTCTTTCCAACATAATATTGCTTGCAAAAGAGCGGAATCGCTCAGAAATGACTATGACGTATCTTCGATCTCTTGAGCCAAACCAGAAAACAAAGGGGAACAGATATATTTGGGTTCCATGATTTTCCTCCGTGGCCCTCTGTGTCCTCTGTGGTGAGCTTGTTTTTTCACCCTCAATTCGCTTTGAATGAATTTATGTTGTGGTTCTTCCAAGAAACCGATTTTGGTTTTCTTCAGATCCAAGCCCCAAAGAGGCATCGCCATGCAACTGAACTCCTGGACGATTCAATTTCTGATTTTTCTTTTCAGTCTGATTGGGATTGCTGTCAATTCCCCTCCGGTTTTGGCCGTTTCAAAAGTCGAAACCACGGTCACGATTTCCAAACTGGAGACGCATGTATTTCACGTCAAAACGGTCATTCGAGACATCCAGCAACCCGTCCTGGAACTTGGCTTGCCGATCTGGACGCCGGGGCATTATGTCGTTGAAGACTATGCCCGCAATCTCCTGCGCGTGACCGTCACTGATCAGGCTGGTCGCAAAGCTGCCTATCGAAAATTCACTGCCAGTTCCTGGGCCATCAATACCAGCAACGTCAATGAAGTGTTAGTCGAATTTGATTATCTGGCTGACCAGATTCAGTTACACACGGCTTTCCTGACACCGACCTATGGGCTGCTTAATCCTTCAAATTTCGTGTTTTATGTCAAAGGTCAACAATCAACCATTCCGCATTCGCTTCGGCTGATTCTCCCTGACAAATGGAATGTTGCCTGTGGACTGGCCGTCAAAGATGGCCAGATTGAAGCCGCAAATTTTGACGAACTGATTGACGCTCCGGCACTGGTTGGCGAATTTGACCGGATTGAACTTCCAGTCAAGGGTATCCCGCACGAATTTGTGTATGCCCCAAAATCATCGCTCACACCGGAACTGGCCCAGGAACTGGCCCAACGATGCGCCCGGATCTATGAATCCCTTGGCAACATCTTCGGAGAGTCTCCTTTTTCCAAATACTGCACAATCAACATTTTTGTGACCAACCCTGAACTGGTGCGCGGGGCGCTGGAACACAATAATTCGTATGTATCGCTTGAACTCAAACCCGAAGACTCGGTGGCGGGCTTATTTGAAACGCTCAGGCTCGCATCTCACGAATATTTTCACGCCTACAACGTCAAACGGATTCGTCCGGCTGAACTCTGGCCCTATCGCTATGATGACCGGGTGTTTACACCGCTTCTTTGGGTTTCAGAAGGCTTTACCCGGTATTATGAAACGCGGGGGCTGCTCCTGGCCGGATTGGTGACACCTGACGAGTTTCTCCAATTACTGGCAAACCTGATTATTCGGACGGTTTCTGAAGAGCCCGGAAAGTATATTTCAGTCGAAGAAGCCAGCATTAACACCTGGATGGGCGGCGCCGGCGGGTTCAGTCAGCCCTTTGCCGTTGATTATTATGCGCGTGGGGCGGTGATTGCGTTGCTCCTGGACTTAAAAATTCGACAGGAAACCCAGGGGAAATCTTCACTGGATGACGTGATGCGCTGGTTGTATGCCGAACGCTACAAACGAAACCAGGGGTTTACGACTGATGACTTAATTTCCTGCATTGGCCGCACGCTCGGGAAAAGCCCGAAAACGTTTTTTGATCGCCACGTAAGCGGCACGGACCCGCTACCGATTCGGGGGATTCTCGAACAATCGGGGCTCCGGCTTGAACAACAGGAACTCCAGATTCCATTCCTCGGGGCGTTTCTGGATGCTTCAAACCGGGTGACGGCCCTGGTTGATGATTCAATTGCTGGGAAGGCCGGAGTCAAGGAAGGCGACCTTCTGCTTGGATTGGGTGATATTGCGCTTGATTCTCCGACCTGGACGAATGATTTTCAGCGAATGTACCAGGGACAGGATGGAAAACGCTTTCCGGTTTATGCCATTCGTGATGGAAAACCGCTCGTGCTCAAAGCTATCGTCAAAACGATTCGAACTGCCGAATGGCGACTGGTTACATTTGAAACCACTGACCGGCAGGATTTTGGCGTTCGGGACCGCTGGCTGAGCGGAAAGTGATCAAGTGACAAGGTGAGAGGGTGACAGGGTGACAGGATGACAAGGTGACAGGGTGACAGGATGACAGGGTGACAGGGTGACAAGATGACAGGGTGACAATCTGGAAGGGCGCTGCTGCTTTGAACTGCGCCCATTTTTGAGAACCCTGAACCCTGAACCCTGAACCCCGAACCCCGAACCTCAAACAGTTGGCATCACGGGTCAGGAGTGGTAGTCTCTGCCCGTTTTTTTCATTTTTCTTCAGAACTTACGAGTTACAGCACACCAATTGCATTTAGAACCGTAACCTGCCAGCGTTGGCTCAACC of the Acidobacteriota bacterium genome contains:
- a CDS encoding M61 family metallopeptidase; its protein translation is MQLNSWTIQFLIFLFSLIGIAVNSPPVLAVSKVETTVTISKLETHVFHVKTVIRDIQQPVLELGLPIWTPGHYVVEDYARNLLRVTVTDQAGRKAAYRKFTASSWAINTSNVNEVLVEFDYLADQIQLHTAFLTPTYGLLNPSNFVFYVKGQQSTIPHSLRLILPDKWNVACGLAVKDGQIEAANFDELIDAPALVGEFDRIELPVKGIPHEFVYAPKSSLTPELAQELAQRCARIYESLGNIFGESPFSKYCTINIFVTNPELVRGALEHNNSYVSLELKPEDSVAGLFETLRLASHEYFHAYNVKRIRPAELWPYRYDDRVFTPLLWVSEGFTRYYETRGLLLAGLVTPDEFLQLLANLIIRTVSEEPGKYISVEEASINTWMGGAGGFSQPFAVDYYARGAVIALLLDLKIRQETQGKSSLDDVMRWLYAERYKRNQGFTTDDLISCIGRTLGKSPKTFFDRHVSGTDPLPIRGILEQSGLRLEQQELQIPFLGAFLDASNRVTALVDDSIAGKAGVKEGDLLLGLGDIALDSPTWTNDFQRMYQGQDGKRFPVYAIRDGKPLVLKAIVKTIRTAEWRLVTFETTDRQDFGVRDRWLSGK